The following are from one region of the Deinococcus planocerae genome:
- a CDS encoding 3-keto-5-aminohexanoate cleavage protein — MLLKACLNGGRPVGSHSALPVTPSELAQAARGAVAAGAGALHLHPRDEGGRESLEAEVVAAALNAVRAACPGVPVGISSGFWILPDVEGQLTAARAWTVRPDFVSVNWHEPHAVPFAETLLEVGVGVEAGLWTVEAARSFLGWPSRDRALRILVEVMDREPREALTEAAAILALLDEAGVTPPRLLHGAGVSAWPLLHEAARRRLDTRIGLEDTLTLPDSSPAADNADLVRAARRVLASPR; from the coding sequence ATGCTCCTGAAAGCCTGCCTGAACGGGGGCCGCCCCGTGGGAAGCCACTCGGCCCTGCCCGTCACCCCGTCCGAACTTGCACAGGCGGCAAGGGGGGCGGTGGCAGCGGGCGCCGGGGCCCTCCATCTGCACCCTCGCGACGAGGGGGGCCGCGAGTCGCTGGAGGCGGAGGTCGTGGCCGCCGCGCTGAACGCCGTGCGTGCCGCCTGCCCCGGCGTCCCGGTCGGCATCTCCAGCGGCTTCTGGATTCTGCCGGACGTGGAGGGGCAACTCACCGCCGCCCGTGCCTGGACCGTGCGCCCCGATTTCGTCTCGGTGAACTGGCACGAGCCGCACGCCGTTCCCTTTGCGGAGACGCTGTTGGAGGTGGGCGTGGGGGTGGAAGCCGGGCTCTGGACGGTGGAGGCGGCGCGGTCCTTCCTGGGCTGGCCGTCGCGTGACCGGGCGCTGCGAATCCTCGTCGAGGTGATGGACCGGGAGCCGCGGGAGGCGCTGACGGAGGCCGCCGCCATCCTCGCCCTGCTCGACGAGGCCGGGGTCACGCCGCCCCGCCTCCTGCACGGCGCGGGGGTGAGTGCGTGGCCTCTCCTGCACGAGGCCGCCCGCCGGCGACTGGACACCCGCATCGGCCTGGAAGACACCCTCACCCTGCCGGACAGCTCGCCCGCCGCCGACAATGCCGACCTCGTGAGGGCCGCGCGGCGCGTGTTAGCCTCGCCCCGATGA
- a CDS encoding DUF1028 domain-containing protein, translating into MTFSIVGRDPATGDLGVAVASKFLAVGALVPFARSGVGAVATQSYVNPNFGPDGLRLLAEGLSPEEVSAQFQAEDATIHQRQFGIVGADGRSVTYSGAGCHAWAGGFTGPDVAIQGNILTGPEVVDAMVSAWEAGAGQPLPRRLLGALRAGDAAGGDRRGRQSAALLCVGPGRGYGGLTDDWVNLRADDHPDPCAELERLLGISDLLFGRPETTVELDEDGRRWLRALLIRQDYAGSLPGGAWDADTEAAAWALFGTENLEERWVPGGRFDPVALNYLRERFGE; encoded by the coding sequence ATGACCTTTTCCATCGTGGGCCGCGACCCCGCCACCGGAGACCTCGGCGTGGCGGTGGCGAGCAAGTTCCTGGCGGTGGGCGCCCTCGTCCCCTTCGCGCGCTCGGGGGTGGGCGCGGTGGCGACCCAGAGCTACGTGAATCCCAACTTCGGGCCGGACGGGCTGCGCCTGCTCGCCGAGGGGCTGAGCCCGGAGGAGGTGTCCGCGCAGTTCCAGGCCGAGGACGCCACCATCCATCAACGGCAGTTCGGGATCGTGGGGGCCGACGGGCGGAGCGTCACCTACAGCGGCGCGGGGTGTCACGCCTGGGCGGGCGGCTTCACCGGGCCGGACGTGGCGATCCAGGGCAACATCCTGACCGGGCCGGAGGTCGTGGACGCGATGGTTTCAGCCTGGGAGGCGGGCGCCGGGCAACCTCTTCCCCGCCGACTCCTCGGGGCGCTGCGGGCCGGGGACGCGGCGGGCGGGGACCGCAGGGGCAGGCAATCGGCGGCCCTGCTGTGCGTCGGGCCGGGACGCGGCTACGGCGGCCTCACCGACGACTGGGTGAACCTGCGCGCCGACGATCACCCCGATCCCTGCGCGGAGTTGGAGAGGTTGCTCGGCATCTCCGACCTCCTCTTCGGGCGGCCCGAAACAACGGTCGAACTCGACGAGGACGGGCGGCGCTGGCTGCGGGCGCTGCTGATTCGCCAGGACTACGCGGGTTCCCTCCCCGGCGGCGCGTGGGACGCCGACACCGAGGCCGCCGCCTGGGCTCTTTTCGGCACCGAGAACCTGGAGGAACGCTGGGTGCCGGGGGGAAGATTTGACCCGGTGGCGCTGAACTACCTGCGCGAACGCTTCGGGGAGTAA
- a CDS encoding Rrf2 family transcriptional regulator — translation MRLSATDVYAFQALGFLGMQDPARWVASEEISDATGVHRPYLVRILAALTAKGIVKSKKGIGGGYALARKPHLISLCEIVRAIDGPVAPLSCISLNWHEPCVEEDRCHARATVYKRMRDAMLAVLQEFSVQDLVVDARQGVSYGHCLGHLLKPNA, via the coding sequence ATGCGGCTTTCGGCCACCGACGTGTACGCCTTCCAGGCGCTGGGCTTCCTGGGGATGCAGGACCCGGCGCGCTGGGTCGCCAGCGAGGAGATCAGCGACGCGACCGGGGTCCACCGCCCCTACCTCGTGCGGATTCTGGCGGCGCTCACGGCCAAGGGCATCGTCAAGAGCAAAAAGGGCATCGGCGGCGGCTACGCGCTGGCCCGCAAGCCCCACCTGATCAGCCTGTGCGAGATCGTGCGCGCCATCGACGGCCCGGTGGCGCCCCTCTCGTGCATCAGCCTCAACTGGCACGAGCCGTGCGTCGAAGAAGACCGCTGCCACGCCCGCGCCACGGTCTACAAGCGGATGCGCGACGCGATGCTCGCCGTGCTTCAAGAATTCAGCGTGCAGGACCTCGTGGTGGACGCGCGGCAGGGTGTGAGCTACGGGCACTGCCTGGGGCACCTGCTCAAGCCGAACGCTTAA